A genomic region of Leptotrichia hofstadii contains the following coding sequences:
- a CDS encoding NADPH-dependent FMN reductase family protein, producing the protein MKISIINGSPKAGKSNSEILGNYILSLLKDNEIKKYYSISVRLDNKIKNEIHNSDILIFLFPLYVDGIPSNLLKLLVEFEKEKVIKSGTKIYCMANNGFYEGKQNRLAILQMKNWCEKVKADWGQGIGAGAGELLPYLKKYKLGQGPLKNLGKVLNKFSANILTLKSDKDIYVNPNWLKSLYFFQGTISWILKGRKNNLRVRELFRKSN; encoded by the coding sequence ATGAAAATTAGTATAATAAACGGAAGTCCAAAAGCAGGCAAAAGTAATTCTGAAATATTAGGAAATTATATTTTATCCTTGCTTAAAGATAATGAAATAAAAAAATATTATTCAATTTCTGTTAGATTAGATAATAAAATTAAAAATGAAATTCACAATAGTGACATCTTAATATTTCTTTTTCCTTTGTATGTTGATGGAATTCCGTCCAATTTGTTAAAATTACTTGTAGAATTTGAAAAGGAAAAAGTTATAAAATCTGGAACTAAAATTTATTGCATGGCGAATAATGGATTTTATGAAGGTAAGCAAAATCGGTTGGCAATTTTGCAGATGAAAAATTGGTGCGAGAAAGTTAAGGCAGACTGGGGACAAGGAATTGGTGCAGGTGCAGGGGAATTGTTGCCGTATTTAAAAAAATATAAACTGGGGCAAGGACCGCTCAAAAATTTAGGTAAAGTGCTAAATAAATTTTCTGCTAATATTCTAACTCTAAAAAGTGATAAAGATATTTATGTAAATCCAAACTGGTTGAAAAGCCTATATTTTTTTCAAGGCACAATTTCATGGATTTTAAAAGGTAGAAAAAATAATTTGAGAGTAAGGGAACTTTTTAGAAAAAGTAATTAA
- the rpsT gene encoding 30S ribosomal protein S20, giving the protein MAHSKSSKKRVFIGKRNAARNQAIRSRTKTFVKKVLAAVEAKNVDEAKSALSVAYKELDKAVTKGVLKKNTASRKKSRLTLKVNSLAN; this is encoded by the coding sequence ATGGCACACTCAAAATCATCTAAAAAAAGAGTTTTTATTGGTAAAAGAAATGCAGCTAGAAATCAAGCTATTAGAAGCAGAACTAAAACTTTCGTAAAAAAAGTGCTTGCCGCTGTTGAAGCTAAAAATGTCGACGAAGCTAAATCAGCATTAAGCGTAGCATATAAAGAATTAGATAAAGCTGTAACAAAAGGTGTTCTTAAGAAAAACACTGCATCAAGAAAAAAATCTAGATTAACATTAAAAGTTAATTCATTGGCAAATTAA
- the gpmI gene encoding 2,3-bisphosphoglycerate-independent phosphoglycerate mutase — protein sequence MKKRPVVLIILDGWGMNHHDNEVDGVKLAKPINFNNYVKEYPYTELRADGEFVGLPEGQFGNSEVGHTNIGAGRVVYQMLPKITKAIKEGTILENKVLSDIMETTKANGKALHITGLTSDGGVHCHINHIIGLADMAKKKGLTEVYVHAIMDGRDTAPESGVEYLAQLQKALDELGVGKIATVVGRYYAMDRDNNWDRIELAYDALTSGEGNLAATADEAIRNSYAEGITDEFVKPVKIGSKDNGLIKDGDGVIFANFRPDRARQLTRTFVDPEFTGFTRKVYPKVNFATMAQYDATFSSPVAFPPETIVNGFGEVVSKAGLIQVRTAETEKYAHVTFFFNGGKEEPYPGEIRLLSDSPKVATYDLQPEMSAYKVKDRLIEELNTGKVDTVVLNFANPDMVGHTGNVEAVMEACQAVDNCTGQIVRKVLELDGAVLITADHGNADLLVNPETKEPHTAHTVNPVPFIFISNDMKDAKLRTDGKLADITPTMLDLLGLEKPAEMDGSTLIIK from the coding sequence ATGAAAAAAAGACCAGTAGTTTTAATAATTTTGGATGGATGGGGAATGAACCATCATGATAATGAAGTAGATGGAGTAAAATTAGCAAAACCGATAAATTTTAACAATTATGTAAAAGAGTATCCGTATACTGAATTGAGAGCAGATGGGGAATTTGTAGGATTGCCTGAAGGACAGTTTGGAAATTCTGAAGTTGGGCATACAAATATTGGTGCTGGAAGAGTAGTTTACCAAATGCTGCCAAAAATTACAAAAGCTATTAAAGAAGGTACAATTTTAGAAAATAAAGTGCTGTCAGATATTATGGAAACTACAAAAGCAAATGGAAAAGCTTTACATATTACAGGATTGACTTCTGACGGTGGAGTTCACTGTCACATTAATCACATAATTGGATTAGCTGACATGGCTAAGAAAAAAGGACTTACTGAAGTTTATGTTCATGCGATTATGGATGGAAGAGATACTGCCCCTGAAAGTGGAGTGGAGTACTTGGCACAATTGCAAAAAGCATTGGATGAACTTGGTGTAGGAAAAATTGCTACAGTTGTAGGAAGATACTATGCAATGGATAGAGATAACAACTGGGATAGAATAGAACTTGCCTATGATGCTCTAACTTCTGGAGAAGGAAACTTGGCGGCAACTGCTGATGAAGCAATCAGAAATTCTTATGCAGAAGGAATTACAGATGAATTTGTAAAACCTGTTAAAATTGGTTCAAAAGACAATGGATTAATTAAAGATGGAGACGGTGTAATTTTTGCAAACTTTAGACCTGATAGAGCCAGACAATTAACTAGAACATTTGTTGACCCTGAGTTTACTGGATTTACAAGAAAAGTTTATCCTAAAGTAAACTTTGCTACAATGGCTCAATATGACGCAACATTCAGCTCGCCAGTGGCATTCCCGCCTGAAACGATTGTAAATGGATTTGGGGAAGTTGTATCAAAAGCTGGATTAATCCAAGTAAGAACAGCAGAAACTGAAAAATATGCACACGTAACATTCTTCTTCAACGGAGGAAAAGAAGAACCATATCCAGGAGAAATCAGATTGTTGTCTGATTCACCAAAAGTTGCAACTTATGATCTGCAGCCTGAAATGAGCGCTTATAAAGTGAAAGATAGATTAATAGAAGAATTAAATACTGGAAAAGTTGACACAGTTGTATTAAACTTTGCAAATCCTGACATGGTTGGGCATACTGGAAATGTAGAAGCTGTTATGGAGGCTTGTCAAGCGGTGGATAACTGTACTGGGCAAATTGTAAGAAAAGTATTGGAACTTGATGGTGCAGTATTAATTACAGCAGATCACGGAAATGCTGACTTATTAGTAAATCCTGAAACTAAAGAGCCTCATACAGCACATACTGTAAATCCTGTTCCATTTATCTTCATCTCAAATGATATGAAAGATGCAAAATTGAGAACAGATGGAAAACTAGCTGACATTACTCCAACAATGCTTGATTTATTAGGATTGGAAAAACCAGCTGAAATGGATGGAAGTACATTAATTATAAAATAA